From a region of the Butyrivibrio sp. AE3004 genome:
- a CDS encoding CAP domain-containing protein, whose protein sequence is MKKVFSGRNKVIAAALAAVLLMSPAEFSQGTLTVRADDNTQASVQNKIGKPFITDISNEYKGLKISWRAASGATGYYIFRKQKKSNPYELIATVSSDTLSYIDGDAMKEGGIYTYMIKGFDNDTVSEESESKTATRFPISKVKLKVKYAQSSARKMQKMINDFRTGKDTWLWNANNTQKVYTQGIGKLAYDYNLEKLAMIRAAEIAIKFNHERPNGKPCFSVLSDTGYNFKYAGENIAYGYKTAAKAFDAFLEMNNYYSGQGHRRNMLSTNYNVCAIGHCKVNGVHYWVQLFAFTEDDSDYTKTISTTKNVTMYVSSDDLTSYKKTLKALGAKVEDYAPSRVTWGEIEASKKFATLNYTKSVGATGYEIYRSTSKKNGYKKIVTVTNQQKLVYVDKKLARKRKYYYYIVPYRMAHDEKVYGKKSEIKMIKTN, encoded by the coding sequence ATGAAAAAAGTTTTTAGTGGTAGAAATAAAGTGATTGCAGCTGCGCTAGCGGCTGTTTTATTAATGTCCCCGGCGGAATTTTCGCAGGGGACTTTGACTGTAAGGGCGGATGATAACACACAGGCATCTGTTCAGAATAAGATCGGAAAACCTTTTATAACGGATATTTCAAACGAATATAAAGGGCTTAAAATCAGCTGGAGAGCGGCAAGTGGTGCTACGGGGTACTATATTTTCAGAAAACAGAAAAAGAGCAATCCCTATGAACTGATCGCTACTGTTTCTTCGGATACGCTTTCTTATATTGACGGTGATGCAATGAAGGAAGGCGGTATTTATACATATATGATAAAGGGCTTTGACAACGATACGGTATCCGAGGAGTCTGAGTCCAAAACCGCTACAAGATTTCCGATTTCAAAGGTTAAGCTTAAGGTGAAATATGCTCAAAGCTCAGCCAGGAAAATGCAGAAAATGATCAATGATTTCAGAACCGGTAAGGATACCTGGCTATGGAATGCAAATAACACACAGAAGGTTTACACACAGGGAATCGGCAAACTGGCCTATGATTACAACCTTGAGAAACTTGCCATGATAAGAGCTGCTGAGATAGCGATTAAATTCAATCATGAAAGGCCAAATGGAAAGCCATGTTTTAGCGTTCTTTCTGATACGGGCTATAATTTTAAATATGCGGGAGAAAACATTGCCTACGGCTATAAAACTGCTGCCAAAGCTTTTGATGCTTTTCTTGAGATGAACAATTACTACTCCGGACAGGGACATCGCAGAAATATGTTAAGTACCAATTATAATGTGTGCGCGATAGGACATTGCAAGGTGAACGGTGTTCATTACTGGGTTCAGCTTTTTGCATTTACCGAAGATGATTCTGATTATACCAAGACAATAAGTACTACGAAAAATGTCACCATGTATGTATCTTCCGATGATCTTACCTCATATAAGAAGACATTAAAGGCTCTTGGAGCCAAAGTTGAGGATTATGCGCCATCAAGAGTAACTTGGGGAGAAATTGAGGCTTCAAAGAAGTTCGCTACTTTAAACTATACAAAATCCGTTGGCGCAACCGGGTATGAGATATATCGTTCTACATCAAAAAAGAACGGTTATAAAAAAATCGTCACCGTGACAAACCAGCAAAAGCTTGTATATGTAGATAAAAAGCTTGCGCGTAAGAGGAAATATTATTATTATATTGTTCCATATAGAATGGCGCATGATGAAAAGGTTTACGGCAAAAAATCTGAGATCAAAATGATAAAAACGAATTGA
- a CDS encoding MATE family efflux transporter — MKNKSITTGSIWKNMLSFFFALLLGAFFQQLYNTVDAIIVGRTVGSDALGAVGGSAAMVVNLFLGFFLGLSSGATVVISQFYGADKKTEIEKAVHTAIALSIAGGAAIMVIGVMIAPWIISVMSTPAEQAEAATMYLRIFFLGMIPNLVYNMGAGILRAVGDSRRPLIVLIISCVINIVLDVLFVIVFGLGKMGDVYGVSGVAVATILCQLISAVIVIGILAKSKASYRVNIRKIRFDFGMLLRIVKIGIPAGFQTTTYTLSNTLIQSSINSLGKDVASAWAAYGKIDVLFWMTIGALGTVATTFAGQNYGAGKYDRVRNSTRQALAIAAIITIPMSFFFCAYGDTLLRIFVTDQSVIDIGVQMIIYLSPFYITYICVEIFAGVLRGMGAAFMPMLITLCGICVLRVGWILVVFPMRRTVETIEMSYRITWCVTSALFLGYYLFFIKKHRIK; from the coding sequence ATGAAAAATAAAAGTATTACAACGGGCTCTATATGGAAGAATATGTTGTCGTTCTTTTTTGCACTTCTTCTCGGAGCCTTTTTTCAACAATTATATAATACGGTAGATGCCATCATTGTTGGCAGGACTGTCGGAAGTGATGCACTGGGTGCGGTAGGCGGTTCTGCAGCGATGGTGGTTAATCTGTTTCTTGGGTTTTTCCTTGGACTGTCATCAGGCGCTACTGTTGTGATCTCGCAGTTTTACGGAGCAGATAAGAAAACTGAGATAGAAAAAGCGGTCCATACGGCGATAGCACTTTCGATAGCCGGAGGTGCTGCCATCATGGTTATAGGAGTTATGATTGCTCCATGGATCATAAGCGTAATGAGCACACCCGCGGAACAGGCAGAAGCAGCGACAATGTATCTGCGTATTTTTTTCCTGGGAATGATACCTAACCTTGTTTACAACATGGGAGCCGGGATTCTGAGGGCTGTCGGTGATTCAAGGCGTCCTCTTATTGTTCTTATAATAAGCTGCGTTATAAACATTGTCCTTGATGTCTTATTTGTTATTGTCTTTGGACTTGGAAAAATGGGAGATGTCTACGGAGTATCAGGCGTTGCGGTTGCGACCATTTTATGCCAGCTTATAAGCGCAGTGATAGTCATCGGAATTCTTGCAAAATCAAAGGCAAGCTACAGAGTAAATATCAGGAAAATAAGATTTGATTTTGGCATGCTTTTAAGGATCGTAAAGATAGGAATACCCGCAGGTTTTCAGACTACCACATATACACTCTCAAATACGCTTATACAGTCATCAATCAACAGTCTTGGTAAGGATGTTGCATCCGCCTGGGCTGCCTACGGAAAAATAGATGTCCTGTTCTGGATGACAATCGGTGCACTGGGAACAGTAGCAACAACCTTTGCCGGTCAAAATTATGGTGCAGGTAAGTACGACAGAGTAAGAAACAGCACCAGACAGGCGCTGGCGATAGCTGCCATTATCACTATTCCGATGAGCTTTTTCTTCTGTGCCTATGGAGATACACTTCTGCGAATATTTGTTACTGATCAGAGCGTTATAGATATAGGAGTGCAGATGATAATTTACCTTTCGCCCTTCTATATTACATATATCTGTGTTGAGATATTTGCGGGTGTTTTGCGCGGAATGGGAGCGGCTTTCATGCCAATGCTTATTACACTTTGCGGAATATGCGTCCTCAGAGTTGGATGGATCCTGGTGGTTTTCCCGATGAGAAGAACCGTTGAGACAATAGAAATGAGTTATCGAATAACCTGGTGTGTTACATCTGCTCTGTTTTTGGGATATTACCTATTCTTTATAAAAAAACACAGGATTAAATAA
- a CDS encoding translation factor GTPase family protein has translation MNKNTVKNLNIGIYAHVDSGKTTLSEALLFLSGAIRKSGRVDHGDTFFDTYSLERSRGITIFSKQAELDFSENTHVTLLDTPGHADFAPETERTMKVLDYAILIISAADKVTSQVQTLWKLLEHYKVPVFIFVNKMDQPQADKDAVISDIRKRLSEHALDFSAFSPEDDDFQEELAVCDDELLNAYLEEGHKVLDSDITNLISKRKLFPCLFGSALKMEGVSELISLIDTYAYPPSYPEEFAARVYKISRDPGGTRLSWIKVMGGTLHVRDVLSLSKKSVGGKGTSQTEESSLEKVDQIRVYSGEKYELLQEAPAGRIIAVTGLDSSHAGQGLGSLKGEMAGLLQPILSSRIILPEGADTFKVYRQLSELSEEEPLLSVKKDEVTNDLSIQVMGEVQMEILKHQCRERFGLDIDFGPGSIVYKETIKAPVEGVGHFEPLRHYAEVHLMLQPGEPGSGLSFNADCPVDDLAVNWQNLILSHLEEFKIRGILTGSEITDMKITMIGGRSHLKHTEGGDFREATIRAVRQGLMMAENILLEPVYDFTIELPSDSVGRALSDMQKMGGTTNPPDLMSDGSSVITGSVPASELHDYAKELLSYTHGRGRLNLSLRGYEPCHNAEVVIEEKGYDPERDIEQPTGSVFCSHGAGTVIPWNEVRDYMHVDTGWSPEGSKNTSFSETDLTRLGDALQSFKSDEIRKEQELTYEERTKAYNATIQELDSIFERTYGPVKPRYDAKADEERKRRAANKAPEKKYRAPKDLNPENSYILVDGYNIIYANEELRKLAEHDMKSARDKLMDILSNFQGYRREIVILVFDAYRVPGGTEHVLKYHNLDVVFTKEAETADQYIERTAHKYSKKNRVTVATSDAIEQVIIYGAGAIRMSANDFWYEIKRTEDEIREKLT, from the coding sequence ATGAATAAAAATACGGTAAAAAACTTAAATATAGGAATATACGCCCACGTTGACTCAGGAAAGACCACTCTGTCAGAGGCACTTTTATTTCTTTCAGGGGCCATCAGAAAGTCCGGAAGAGTCGATCACGGCGACACTTTTTTTGATACATACTCACTTGAGAGAAGCCGCGGTATTACGATTTTTTCAAAGCAGGCAGAGCTTGATTTTTCAGAGAACACTCATGTCACACTCCTGGACACTCCGGGACATGCTGATTTCGCACCTGAAACCGAGCGTACTATGAAGGTTCTTGACTACGCTATTCTCATTATCAGTGCAGCTGATAAAGTAACATCCCAGGTTCAGACACTGTGGAAGCTTCTTGAGCATTACAAGGTACCTGTTTTTATTTTTGTAAACAAAATGGACCAGCCACAGGCAGATAAGGACGCAGTTATTTCCGATATAAGGAAAAGGCTCTCCGAACATGCCTTGGATTTTTCAGCGTTTTCACCGGAGGATGATGATTTCCAGGAAGAGCTTGCTGTCTGCGATGATGAGCTTTTAAACGCATATCTGGAGGAAGGACACAAGGTCTTAGATAGCGATATCACAAACCTCATATCAAAGAGGAAGTTGTTTCCATGCCTGTTTGGAAGCGCACTAAAAATGGAGGGTGTTTCCGAGCTTATATCACTGATAGACACCTACGCATATCCCCCATCCTATCCGGAGGAATTTGCCGCACGTGTTTACAAGATATCAAGAGACCCTGGTGGAACAAGATTATCCTGGATTAAGGTTATGGGCGGAACCCTTCATGTACGCGACGTGCTGTCACTTTCAAAAAAATCCGTTGGTGGCAAAGGCACCTCACAAACCGAAGAAAGCTCTTTAGAAAAGGTTGACCAGATACGGGTTTATTCGGGAGAAAAATATGAGCTCCTGCAGGAAGCCCCTGCCGGAAGGATCATTGCCGTAACAGGTCTTGACTCATCCCATGCAGGTCAGGGACTTGGGAGCCTTAAAGGTGAAATGGCAGGACTCTTACAGCCTATTCTTTCATCCAGAATCATTCTTCCTGAAGGAGCCGATACGTTCAAGGTTTACAGGCAGTTATCTGAATTGTCTGAGGAAGAACCTCTTCTTTCGGTAAAAAAAGATGAAGTAACAAACGATCTCTCTATCCAGGTCATGGGCGAAGTCCAGATGGAAATTCTAAAACACCAGTGCAGAGAACGTTTTGGTCTGGACATTGACTTTGGCCCCGGTAGTATCGTTTATAAAGAAACCATCAAGGCACCCGTCGAGGGAGTAGGTCATTTTGAACCTCTCCGCCACTATGCAGAGGTCCATCTCATGCTACAGCCGGGTGAGCCCGGAAGCGGCCTTTCCTTTAATGCGGATTGTCCTGTGGATGACCTTGCGGTAAACTGGCAGAACCTTATCCTCTCACATCTTGAGGAATTCAAAATACGCGGGATTCTCACAGGTTCCGAAATCACAGATATGAAAATAACCATGATAGGCGGACGATCCCATTTAAAACATACAGAGGGCGGCGATTTTCGTGAAGCCACGATACGTGCAGTGCGTCAGGGGCTTATGATGGCTGAAAACATTCTGCTTGAACCTGTATATGATTTCACTATTGAACTTCCTTCCGATTCTGTAGGGCGTGCACTTAGTGATATGCAGAAAATGGGCGGTACAACTAATCCTCCGGACTTAATGTCTGATGGAAGCAGTGTTATAACCGGCTCCGTTCCCGCAAGTGAGCTGCATGACTATGCCAAGGAACTGCTGTCGTATACCCATGGAAGAGGACGCCTTAATCTCTCTCTTAGAGGATACGAGCCCTGTCACAATGCTGAAGTCGTGATTGAGGAAAAGGGCTATGATCCAGAGCGTGATATCGAGCAGCCCACAGGCAGCGTTTTTTGCTCACATGGTGCAGGCACCGTCATTCCATGGAACGAAGTTCGAGATTATATGCATGTTGATACCGGATGGTCACCGGAAGGGTCTAAAAACACATCCTTTTCTGAAACAGATCTGACAAGACTCGGTGATGCCCTTCAGAGCTTTAAATCCGACGAAATAAGAAAAGAACAGGAACTGACCTACGAGGAAAGAACAAAAGCTTACAATGCCACAATACAGGAACTGGATAGCATTTTCGAGAGAACCTACGGACCGGTAAAGCCCCGTTATGATGCAAAAGCTGATGAAGAAAGAAAGCGCAGGGCTGCAAATAAAGCCCCCGAAAAGAAATACCGGGCTCCAAAGGACTTAAATCCAGAAAACTCATACATCCTCGTTGACGGCTATAACATAATATATGCAAATGAAGAGCTCAGAAAACTTGCTGAGCATGATATGAAATCAGCACGTGACAAGCTCATGGATATTCTCTCAAATTTCCAGGGCTACAGAAGAGAGATTGTCATACTCGTATTTGATGCCTATCGTGTTCCGGGAGGGACCGAGCATGTACTTAAATACCACAACCTTGACGTTGTATTCACAAAGGAGGCTGAGACCGCTGATCAGTACATCGAGCGCACTGCCCATAAATACAGCAAAAAGAACAGAGTAACCGTTGCCACATCAGATGCCATAGAGCAGGTTATCATTTATGGCGCCGGAGCTATCAGAATGTCAGCAAATGACTTCTGGTACGAAATAAAAAGAACAGAAGATGAAATCAGAGAAAAGCTCACGTAG
- a CDS encoding serine O-acetyltransferase — MDIGERQILRNEIESIVELILDDYNNGRDVDQMEIFNQPDRDVVVDIVKKLLRVIYPGYFRDKVYRSYNDSNRVAVVIEDAIYNLQKQVAIAFRHGQDYQHATDETLTCGARCITHEFFKKIPHIRELIDTDLQATYDGDPAAFSKEEIILSYPGLLATAINRMAHELYLLKVPLIPRIMTEYAHSVTGIDIHPGATIGKYFMIDHGTGIVIGETSIIGEHVKVYQGVTIGALSTRGGQALKGEKRHPTIEDNVTIYAGASILGGETVIGHDSVVGSNAFLTSSIGPGTKVSIKNQELQFNNGSSKDF, encoded by the coding sequence ATGGATATAGGAGAACGACAGATTCTTAGAAATGAAATCGAGAGTATCGTTGAGCTGATACTTGATGATTACAACAACGGCAGAGATGTTGATCAGATGGAGATTTTCAATCAGCCCGACAGAGATGTGGTTGTTGATATAGTAAAAAAGCTGCTGAGAGTTATTTATCCGGGTTACTTCAGAGATAAAGTTTACAGGAGCTACAATGACTCAAATCGTGTTGCTGTTGTTATTGAGGACGCTATTTACAATCTGCAAAAGCAGGTAGCGATTGCATTCAGACATGGCCAAGACTATCAGCATGCTACGGATGAGACATTAACCTGCGGTGCCAGATGTATAACACATGAGTTTTTCAAAAAAATCCCTCATATAAGAGAACTTATAGATACCGATCTTCAGGCTACCTATGACGGGGATCCTGCTGCTTTCAGTAAAGAAGAAATAATCCTTTCATATCCCGGGCTCCTTGCGACTGCCATTAACAGAATGGCGCATGAACTGTACCTTTTAAAGGTGCCGCTTATTCCTCGTATCATGACAGAGTATGCGCATTCCGTTACCGGAATAGATATTCATCCCGGAGCAACAATCGGAAAATACTTTATGATAGACCACGGAACCGGCATTGTTATTGGTGAGACATCAATCATCGGCGAGCACGTAAAAGTATATCAGGGTGTTACTATCGGTGCTCTTTCAACGAGAGGCGGTCAGGCGCTTAAGGGTGAAAAGAGACATCCCACTATCGAAGATAATGTAACAATTTATGCGGGAGCATCAATACTTGGTGGCGAGACGGTAATCGGTCATGACTCCGTAGTCGGATCAAACGCATTTTTAACCTCATCAATTGGTCCCGGAACAAAAGTCAGCATCAAAAACCAGGAATTGCAGTTTAATAACGGCAGTTCCAAGGATTTTTAA
- a CDS encoding flagellar hook protein FlgE → MMRSLWSGVAGLKTHQIQMDVIGNNVANVNTTSYKAQKTTFGDLLYQNARKAAGPTAVRGGTNAKQIGLGAKYSAIMTNIEKQGSIQQTDNVFDLSITGDSFFVIENQKGEMTYSRDGSFTVDAEGYLVTRADGFYVRGSLQEGGAAGATGRIKVLPLDDEGNLEKMAGAPTTDARITGIISRTDNLLSSDRGRTVDLEFYGNDGKTYTARFKFDNAGDNNDSTYRATVTGIYDENHQLIEGGVAENTTVNLVYDPTTGAFVSANDNTQGQFQLNFQGDAAAAGSVSVDFSGTFNYAPKNGMSGSSLEAHRGDKDGNGEGYPEGDMNGVAIARDGTITRLYSNGQNRFAGRISVAEFANVTGLSKEGENLYKATGNSGPARMMYVDDDGGYISSGSLEMSNVDLSAEFTDMIITQRGFQANSRVITVSDTLLDELRQLKR, encoded by the coding sequence ATGATGAGATCATTGTGGTCCGGAGTTGCCGGACTTAAGACACATCAGATACAGATGGATGTTATAGGTAATAACGTTGCAAACGTAAATACCACATCTTATAAAGCCCAGAAGACCACATTCGGTGATCTTCTTTACCAGAATGCAAGAAAAGCTGCAGGACCTACAGCGGTAAGAGGCGGAACAAATGCCAAGCAGATCGGTCTTGGTGCAAAATATTCAGCCATTATGACAAACATAGAAAAGCAGGGATCCATACAGCAGACAGATAATGTATTTGATCTTAGCATTACCGGAGATTCATTCTTTGTTATTGAAAATCAAAAGGGAGAGATGACATATTCAAGAGACGGCTCATTTACTGTTGATGCCGAAGGATACCTGGTAACAAGAGCCGACGGTTTCTATGTAAGAGGCTCACTTCAGGAGGGTGGAGCTGCCGGAGCAACCGGTAGAATAAAGGTTCTTCCTTTGGATGATGAGGGCAATTTGGAAAAAATGGCCGGAGCACCTACAACCGACGCAAGAATAACAGGAATCATAAGCAGAACGGATAATCTCCTTTCTTCTGACAGAGGAAGGACAGTAGACCTTGAGTTCTACGGAAATGATGGTAAAACATATACTGCACGATTTAAGTTTGACAATGCCGGAGATAATAATGACTCGACTTATAGGGCAACGGTTACCGGAATATATGATGAAAATCATCAGCTTATTGAAGGCGGTGTAGCAGAAAATACCACTGTAAATCTTGTTTATGATCCTACAACGGGTGCATTTGTAAGTGCTAATGACAATACCCAGGGACAGTTCCAGCTTAATTTCCAGGGAGATGCGGCGGCAGCAGGATCTGTTTCGGTTGATTTTTCCGGAACATTCAACTATGCACCTAAGAACGGAATGTCCGGATCATCACTTGAAGCTCACAGAGGTGATAAAGATGGTAACGGTGAAGGTTATCCCGAGGGCGACATGAACGGAGTTGCAATAGCAAGAGACGGCACCATTACAAGACTGTACAGTAATGGCCAGAACAGATTTGCAGGCAGAATATCAGTTGCTGAATTTGCAAATGTAACAGGGTTGTCAAAAGAGGGAGAAAACCTTTATAAAGCCACAGGAAACTCAGGACCCGCCAGAATGATGTACGTCGATGATGATGGCGGATATATCAGTTCCGGATCCCTCGAAATGAGTAATGTGGATCTATCGGCTGAGTTTACGGATATGATTATTACTCAGAGAGGCTTCCAGGCAAACAGCCGTGTTATCACAGTTTCCGATACATTGCTTGATGAACTGAGACAGTTAAAGAGATAA
- a CDS encoding MgtC/SapB family protein has product MGFGSFLEFLQSTNDVAVAIRLALATFLGSLVGWERLVRHHSAGIKTFALVSLGSAVATALNVYLAMMPGLNADVSRIPAGVVSGIGFLGAGTILVTGKKQIKGLSTAASLWVTSCMGMAIGGGYIIVGITCFMLIAFSNLVLLHASKKVEEHSMYMSIYIEVNKNHGVTKLSKLLSDEGFVITSLSKSKEKTLRSSDTGLIIDLELDKRRAHDEILQIFNELEYVNYVEEI; this is encoded by the coding sequence ATGGGTTTTGGCAGTTTTTTGGAATTTTTACAGAGTACAAATGATGTTGCGGTAGCTATAAGGCTTGCTCTTGCTACTTTTTTGGGAAGTCTTGTGGGATGGGAACGTCTTGTAAGACACCATAGTGCGGGTATTAAAACCTTTGCGCTTGTAAGTCTCGGGTCTGCCGTTGCAACCGCCCTGAATGTTTATCTTGCTATGATGCCGGGGCTAAATGCCGACGTCAGCCGTATTCCGGCAGGTGTCGTAAGCGGTATAGGTTTTCTTGGGGCGGGAACAATTCTTGTTACAGGTAAAAAACAGATTAAAGGTCTGTCAACGGCTGCGTCCCTTTGGGTTACATCCTGTATGGGAATGGCTATTGGCGGAGGATACATTATAGTCGGGATCACATGCTTTATGCTCATAGCATTCTCCAATCTGGTTCTTCTTCACGCAAGTAAGAAGGTTGAAGAGCACAGTATGTATATGAGTATATATATTGAGGTCAATAAGAATCATGGTGTTACAAAGCTCTCCAAACTCCTTTCAGATGAGGGCTTTGTGATCACCAGCCTCTCTAAGAGCAAGGAAAAAACCTTAAGATCCTCCGATACAGGTCTTATTATTGATCTCGAACTGGATAAAAGACGTGCCCATGATGAGATTTTGCAGATATTCAACGAGCTTGAATATGTGAATTATGTCGAGGAAATCTGA
- a CDS encoding DUF1858 domain-containing protein — MSDQMITSDMLVGEIITKHPLAAQFLMECGMGCIHCPASQMESLSEACAVHGIDGDEITDALNDYLAEHNA, encoded by the coding sequence ATGAGCGATCAGATGATTACTTCAGATATGCTTGTGGGTGAGATCATTACAAAGCACCCCCTTGCAGCACAATTTCTTATGGAGTGTGGAATGGGTTGTATCCACTGCCCCGCTTCACAGATGGAGTCTCTTTCAGAGGCATGTGCGGTTCACGGCATTGACGGTGACGAGATTACCGATGCTCTCAATGATTATCTCGCTGAGCACAACGCTTAA
- a CDS encoding diguanylate cyclase domain-containing protein — translation MKKILIVDDEEIILRLTENVLKDKYETLLASSGEEAIRVFDECLPDLVLSDLQMPSMSGYDLQSIVHTEIDPAIPFIFMTADESDDSESMGLEQGAADYIRKPVKAALLIKRIERVLDNVDENRRLKAAAQIDAMTGLLNKAAAESVLNGICLKKKGTLLALDLDSFKLVNDLYGHDMGDRILIRFAELIKSVIRKEDIAGRIGGDEFIVFCENLTNQSVIAEKVEFLNNEINKSASEFVGKDIEIPLGCSGGAVEVPENGESYLKLFVKADSALYRTKQNGKHGCSFYEEESEKTSVSNVSSFDNLRIIFNERNMGRGALNADNDSFRTIYRFLNRFLSNYQWDIRMVMFTIVTDDENINEITDKFIELASTKLRGSDVILKFNKNQVIMLFMKVNDENYTIPILRVLGAWDKDGIPGVEITYEAESIDGRDRGDDVDNEITEQVKREEEKLPKWFFHEPLIDIHEGLKNAVTADSYLSSVDIFLEYVENNIEELQKYIDENDITNYKIKVHGIKSTSRIIGAMRLSMMAASLERAGVDNNFKFIKSQHKAFIDEYRLYAKVLTEHMYPGTKEKISEEKLMDAMTALKEFSRAEDFSLVEMTLDSLKMYELPPAEGEKIAELKHCLLNLDWDRIHKLL, via the coding sequence ATGAAAAAAATACTGATTGTAGATGATGAAGAGATAATTTTGCGGCTTACGGAAAATGTTCTGAAGGACAAGTATGAGACCCTTTTGGCATCTTCCGGAGAAGAAGCTATCAGAGTTTTTGATGAGTGCCTGCCAGATCTTGTGCTGTCTGATCTGCAGATGCCCTCTATGTCGGGATATGATCTCCAGAGCATAGTTCACACAGAAATAGATCCTGCAATTCCCTTTATTTTTATGACTGCCGATGAGAGTGATGACAGTGAGAGCATGGGGCTTGAACAGGGAGCGGCTGATTATATCAGAAAGCCTGTAAAAGCGGCTCTTCTTATCAAGAGAATAGAACGGGTTTTGGATAATGTTGATGAAAACAGACGCCTTAAGGCAGCAGCACAAATTGATGCCATGACCGGGCTTTTGAACAAGGCAGCGGCAGAGAGTGTTTTAAACGGGATTTGTCTTAAGAAAAAGGGAACGCTTCTTGCTCTTGATCTGGACAGTTTTAAGCTGGTAAACGATCTGTACGGACATGATATGGGCGACAGGATACTTATACGATTTGCTGAGCTTATCAAATCCGTTATAAGGAAAGAGGATATTGCGGGACGTATAGGCGGAGATGAGTTCATTGTCTTTTGCGAAAATCTGACAAATCAGAGTGTAATAGCCGAAAAGGTAGAATTTCTTAATAACGAAATCAATAAATCTGCAAGTGAGTTTGTCGGGAAAGATATCGAAATCCCGCTTGGCTGTTCCGGTGGTGCTGTAGAGGTCCCTGAGAACGGAGAAAGCTATTTAAAGCTTTTTGTTAAGGCGGATTCAGCTCTTTACAGGACCAAACAGAACGGTAAGCATGGCTGCTCGTTTTATGAAGAAGAGAGCGAAAAGACCTCTGTGAGCAATGTCAGCAGCTTTGATAATCTGAGGATTATTTTTAACGAAAGAAATATGGGCCGCGGTGCCTTGAATGCCGATAATGATTCCTTCAGGACAATTTATCGTTTTCTCAATCGCTTTTTAAGCAACTATCAGTGGGATATCAGAATGGTAATGTTTACGATAGTCACTGATGATGAGAATATAAATGAAATTACCGACAAATTTATTGAACTTGCATCCACTAAATTACGTGGAAGTGATGTAATTTTAAAATTCAACAAAAATCAGGTCATCATGCTTTTCATGAAGGTAAATGATGAAAATTATACGATACCGATTCTGCGTGTACTTGGAGCATGGGATAAGGATGGAATACCCGGAGTGGAAATAACCTATGAGGCTGAGAGTATAGACGGCAGAGATCGGGGCGATGATGTTGATAATGAGATAACGGAGCAGGTGAAAAGAGAGGAGGAAAAGCTTCCCAAATGGTTTTTCCACGAACCGCTCATTGATATTCATGAGGGCCTTAAGAACGCTGTTACAGCCGACTCCTATCTCTCTTCTGTAGACATTTTCCTGGAATATGTGGAAAACAATATAGAGGAGCTCCAAAAGTATATCGACGAGAATGATATTACGAATTATAAAATAAAAGTTCACGGAATAAAAAGTACATCAAGAATTATCGGCGCAATGAGGCTTTCTATGATGGCTGCCTCTTTGGAAAGGGCCGGAGTTGATAATAATTTCAAGTTTATAAAAAGCCAGCATAAGGCCTTCATAGATGAATACAGGCTTTATGCAAAGGTGCTGACAGAGCATATGTATCCAGGCACAAAAGAGAAGATATCAGAGGAAAAGCTGATGGATGCCATGACAGCTTTGAAAGAATTTTCCAGGGCAGAGGATTTTTCACTTGTTGAAATGACTCTGGACTCACTGAAAATGTATGAACTTCCGCCTGCAGAAGGAGAAAAGATAGCAGAGCTGAAGCATTGTCTTTTAAATCTTGACTGGGATAGAATACATAAACTTCTATAA